In one window of Harpia harpyja isolate bHarHar1 chromosome 11, bHarHar1 primary haplotype, whole genome shotgun sequence DNA:
- the CRYZ gene encoding quinone oxidoreductase isoform X1 encodes MAATRNVMRAVRVFEFGDPEVLKLQSDVLIPVPKENQVLIQVHACGVNPVETYIRSGNYARKPALPYTPGSDVAGVIEGVGEHVTAFKKGDRVFTTGTISGGYADYAVAAANRVFPLSDKLDFRQGAAIGIPYFTAYRALFQKGRAKAGESVLVHGASGGVGIATCQIARACGLKVLGTAGTEEGKNIVLRNGAHQAFNHREANYIDKIKEHTGMEGVDIIIEMLSNVNLATDLQLLSYGGRVMVVGSRGPIEINPRDTMSKESSIIGVSLFLETEEERHECATALLDGIEAGWLKPIVGSEYPLEKVVKAHEDIIHSSGARGKMVLLP; translated from the exons ATGGCGGCCACAAGAAATGTGATGAGAGCTGTCAGAGTTTTTGAATTTGGTGACCCTGAAGTGCTTAAACTGCAGTCAGATGTTTTAATTCCTGTTCCAAAAGAAAATCAG GTGTTAATTCAAGTCCATGCCTGTGGGGTAAATCCTGTCGAGACATATATTCGTTCTGGAAATTATGCTAGAAAACCGGCTTTACCCTATACTCCTGGCTCAGATGTGGCTGGTGTAATAGAAGGTGTTGGGGAACATGTGACTGCATTCAAG AAAGGTGACAGGGTTTTTACCACTGGTACAATCTCTGGAGGATATGCAGATTATGCAGTTGCTGCAGCTAATAGAGTCTTTCCTTTGTCGGATAAACTGGACTTCAGGCAAGGAGCAGCGATTGGAATACCCTACTTCACTGCTTATCGTGCTCTTTTCCAAAA AGGGCGTGCCAAAGCAGGGGAAAGTGTGCTAGTGCATGGTGCGAGTGGAGGA gTGGGAATAGCAACATGTCAGATTGCCAGAGCTTGTGGTTTGAAGGTTTTGGGTACAGCAGGAACCGAGGAAGGCAAGAACATAGTTCTGAGAAATGGCGCCCACCAAGCATTTAATCACAGAGAAGCTAATTACATTGATAAAATTAAG GAACACACAGGGATGGAAGGAGTTGATATAATAATAGAAATGCTCTCTAACGTCAATCTTGCTACTGACTTGCAACTGCTGTCCTATGGAGGAAGGGTGATG GTTGTGGGCTCTAGAGGTCCTATTGAGATAAATCCAAGAGACACTATGAGTAAAGAATCTAGCATAATTGGAGTTAGTCTGTTTCTTGAAACTGAg GAGGAGAGGCATGAATGTGCAACAGCACTCCTTGATGGCATAGAAGCTGGTTGGCTGAAACCAATTGTGGGCTCTGAATATCCACTGGAGAAAGTAGTTAAGGCTCATGAAGATATTATTCATAGCAGTGGTGCTCGAGGAAAGATGGTGCTCCTTCCATAA
- the CRYZ gene encoding quinone oxidoreductase isoform X2, producing MAATRNVMRAVRVFEFGDPEVLKLQSDVLIPVPKENQVLIQVHACGVNPVETYIRSGNYARKPALPYTPGSDVAGVIEGVGEHVTAFKRACQSRGKCASAWCEWRSKYFEKVGIATCQIARACGLKVLGTAGTEEGKNIVLRNGAHQAFNHREANYIDKIKEHTGMEGVDIIIEMLSNVNLATDLQLLSYGGRVMVVGSRGPIEINPRDTMSKESSIIGVSLFLETEEERHECATALLDGIEAGWLKPIVGSEYPLEKVVKAHEDIIHSSGARGKMVLLP from the exons ATGGCGGCCACAAGAAATGTGATGAGAGCTGTCAGAGTTTTTGAATTTGGTGACCCTGAAGTGCTTAAACTGCAGTCAGATGTTTTAATTCCTGTTCCAAAAGAAAATCAG GTGTTAATTCAAGTCCATGCCTGTGGGGTAAATCCTGTCGAGACATATATTCGTTCTGGAAATTATGCTAGAAAACCGGCTTTACCCTATACTCCTGGCTCAGATGTGGCTGGTGTAATAGAAGGTGTTGGGGAACATGTGACTGCATTCAAG AGGGCGTGCCAAAGCAGGGGAAAGTGTGCTAGTGCATGGTGCGAGTGGAGGAGTAAGTATTTTGAGAAG gTGGGAATAGCAACATGTCAGATTGCCAGAGCTTGTGGTTTGAAGGTTTTGGGTACAGCAGGAACCGAGGAAGGCAAGAACATAGTTCTGAGAAATGGCGCCCACCAAGCATTTAATCACAGAGAAGCTAATTACATTGATAAAATTAAG GAACACACAGGGATGGAAGGAGTTGATATAATAATAGAAATGCTCTCTAACGTCAATCTTGCTACTGACTTGCAACTGCTGTCCTATGGAGGAAGGGTGATG GTTGTGGGCTCTAGAGGTCCTATTGAGATAAATCCAAGAGACACTATGAGTAAAGAATCTAGCATAATTGGAGTTAGTCTGTTTCTTGAAACTGAg GAGGAGAGGCATGAATGTGCAACAGCACTCCTTGATGGCATAGAAGCTGGTTGGCTGAAACCAATTGTGGGCTCTGAATATCCACTGGAGAAAGTAGTTAAGGCTCATGAAGATATTATTCATAGCAGTGGTGCTCGAGGAAAGATGGTGCTCCTTCCATAA